The Artemia franciscana chromosome 13, ASM3288406v1, whole genome shotgun sequence genomic sequence CGTTGAAACAATTATTGTTATATGAAAAAGGTAAAAGTGTGTTAATTACGGTTGGACTCGGAATCCTGTATCCGTAAGGGCAAAGGTCCGAGTCTTGGTGGcgctgatttttattatttgtaatagGGTTTAGTTGCGTGACTGTGAGCTCAGCCGGAGTCAAAACAGCACTAAATGGACAACCGGAGAAAACGGGAAGGTAAATAGGTTGTGCGGAAGCTCAGGATGCCTGGTCCCCAACCCCTATTTGTACGTCCTGGCTTGAGGGCCAAGAAATGGAGATCatcaccgccggtagggactgtaaagtctagtGCTGCATCCTTTAAAGTATCAAACGAGGTTAGTCGTTCTTTAACATGGAGTAAGGACTGTGTTTTGTTCCAAGTGATTCCAGGCTCATTCGGATGATTTGGGTGAAATGAATTAACTTTCGGTGGTTTTGAAAGATAATAATGATTTCAGTGTTTAAAAAGACTAAGTGCCGAATTAGGAATAAATGTTGATGAAGAGAGACGTGAAATATTTGGAAAGCTAGCGAGATGTGAAGCTAGAATTATTAATAAGAAAAGTAGATGCTGTTAAAATGCAAAGAAGGAGAATATCTACTATTGAAGAGTATAGAAAAATAGGACACAAGTTTTAAATCTAATATTAGGGTGCTAGAAGCCATAATGATCACAGTTATTAAGTATGGTTCTGGAACACGTGAGTATCATAAGATTAAGACAGACATGAATTTTAtcccgacaaaaaaaaactgatagcTTCAGACGGTAGTTTAGGCggcttttgcaaaaaaaaaatcaacctaTCGAGTGTAACTCGATCCAGCGTTAGTACGATGAATCCTGGTAAGCCTTAAAacgttttcattatattttatcctCCTGGGGTCAAATGAAAAGTAGAGCCTCCTATTCTGAAAAAGTtgtgccagctttgcctctcacagagactatctgtcttggctttactctaattagcCGTGGCTCTCAAATTTTTTCATCACTCCTACCAAGTTGAAGTGATGAGACGGGTTTTTGAGAGAGCATTTAAATCAATTAAGAATTTCGTCGGATGGAGcaaaaagttaaagttaaacCGTTCTTAGTTTCTTAAAAACTACCCATGATAGACCGTTCCTAGGATTGGTGGTGTCCGtggcaaaattaattacagccctCCTCCTTTCCCGacttaaatataagaaaaaaagaacgtcgaaccaaactgaaaattttgatcaaagtgCCATCCCCCACGCAACTGTGGCGCCTGGGGAAGCTGATCCGGTTGCCCCTCGCCTCCTGTTCGAACGGCTCTGAGGTAGACATATGTCGTTAGTTTTTTATAAAGTTAAATGAAGATGCTAAGCACTGACCAGGAAGCAGGGTGTTGATATAATGCCTTGAGTTTCTGGcagaaaattttgctattttactttttttcaatttttcaagaaatcaaTAGAACTGTAATTTCAGCACGAGTTTTATACATTCGCGCGATCGCCTTATGATGTCACTGGTTATGACCAGCATGTGCATTTTGAGCACAGACATGAACAAGAAGATTCAAGTGACTCTGGGAGTGAAATCGAAGTGTTGGAAGAACTATCTCCATCGAGATCCTCCACCGCTAGGACTCATATCAGTAACGATATTCTTGGATGTAAGTCACCTCTAACCATGGTAGTTTATTAATCCGATTTGagttataatttgtttttaagtatAGTAGGTTTTAGTCCCAAGATCACATAAACCCCTAAAAGCTATCATGTTATGGTAGATTTCAgtattgattttaagaaaagaaatggTTATTACTTGtagttgaaattttgacattaCTGATTGATTATTCAATGTAGATAAGCTCTTCCGAGAGATAATTTTCGCtcattgtaagttttaatgagcttttttttttattaaaaagctGCTTCTTAGGATTTAATCTCAATCCtcttttaaaatgtatatttttattatgtattcgttttttatggcacttggtattaaccaagtgacatatagcaatcgcaaattctgtcgatctgtcggtcccggttttgctacttgaggcacttccaggtaagctaggacgatgaaatttggcaggtatatcagggacgggaccagattaaattagaaatagtcgttttcccgatttgaccatctgggagggggggggggattggggggcccgttaattcggaaaaatagaaaaattgaagtatttttaaattacgagcgactgatcagatctgaatgaaatttgatgtttgtaaggatatttggggggggggggagttgggagggggaaacctaaaacttggaaaacacttagagtggagggaacgggatgaaacttggtgggaaaaataagcacaggtcctagatacatgattgactaaaccggaacggatccactctctttggggtagttggggggggggaggggttaattctgaaaaataaaaaaaatgaggtatttttaacttacgaacgggtgatcggatctgactgagatttgataattagaaggatatcgtgtctcaaagcttttattttaaatcctgactggatctggtgacattggggggagtttggggtgggggaacctaaaatcacagaaaacgcttagattggaggggtcgggatgaaacttgatgggaaaaataagcagaagtcttagataagtgatttacataattggaatgggtccgctctattgggggggggggggttatttctgaaaaattagaaaaaatgacgtatttttaacttacgaaggagtgatcggatcttcatgaaacttcatatttagaaggacctcgtaactcagatgtctaattttaaatctcaaccggatccagcgtaattggggggggggcagttgggggaccggaaatcttagaaaatacttaaagcggtgagatcaggatgaaactggatgggaagaataaaaacctgtctaagatacgtgactgacataaccggaccggatctactctctttggtggagttggggggggatttttgaaaattgaggtatttgtaacttacgaaagggtgaccagagcttaatgaaatttgatatttagaaggatcttgtgctttaaagctctaattttaaattccgtccagaatctgtgacattggggggagttggagggggaaaccggaattcttggaaaacgtgaaaattggggtatttttttcttacgaataggtgatcggatcttaatgaaatttgatatttagaaggaattcatatctcagagctcttattttaaatcccgaccagatcttttgacattcgggggagttggagggggaaatcttggaaaacacttggagtggagggatcgggatgaaacttggtgggaaaaataagcacaagtcctagatacatgattgactaaaccggaacggatccactctctttggggtagttggggggggggaggggttaattctgaaaaataaaaaaatgaggtatttttaacttacgaacgggtgatcggatctgactgagatttgataattagaaggatatcgtgtctcaaagcttttattttaaatcctgaccggatctggtgacattggggggagtttggggtgggggaacctaaaatcacagaaaacgcttagattggagggatcgggatgaaacttggtgggaaaaataagcagaagtcttagatacgtgatttacataattggaacggatccgctctattgggggggggggggttaattctgaaaaattagaaaaaattacgtatttttaacttatgaaggagtgatcggatcttcatgaaacttcatatttaaaaggttctcgtaactcagatttctaattttaaatctcaaccggatccagcgtaattggggggggcagttgggggaccggaaatcttagaaaatacttaaagcggtgagatcaggatgaaactggatgggaagaataaaaacctgtctaagatacgtgactgacataaccggaccggatctactctctttggtggagttggggggggatttttgaaaattgaggtatttgtaacttacgaaagggtgaccagagcttaatgaaatttgatatttagaaggatcttgtgctttaaagctctaatttgaaATTCCGTCCAGaatctgtgacattggggggagttggagggggaaaccggaattcttggaaaacgtgaaaattggggtatttttttcttacgaataggtgatcggatcttaatgaaatttgatatttagaaggaattcatgtctcagagctcttattttaaatcccgaccagatcttttgacattcgggggagttggagggggaaatcttggaaaacacttggagtggagggatcgggatgaaacttggtgggaaaaataagcacaagtcctagatacatgattgactaaaccggaacggatccactctctttggggtagttggggggggggaggggttaattctgaaaaataaaaaaatgaggtatttttaacttacgaacgggtgatcggatctgactgagatttgataattagaaggatatcgtgtctcaaagcttttattttaaatcctgaccggatctggtgacattggggggagtttggggtgggggaacctaaaatcacagaaaacgcttagattggagggatcgggatgaaacttgctgggaaaaataagcagaagtcttagataagtgatttacataattggaacggatccgctctattgggggggggggggttaattctgaaaaattagaaaaaatgacgtatttttaacttacgaaggagtgatcggatcttcatgaaacttcatatttagaaggacctcgtaactcagatctctaattttaaatctcaaccggatccagcgtaattgggggggggggcagttgggggaccggaaatcttagaaaatacttaaaagcggtgagatcaggatgaaactggatgggaagaataaaaacctgtctaagatacttgactgacataaccggaccggatctactctctttggtggagttgggggggggatttttgaaaattgaggtatttgtaacttacgaaagggtgaccagagcttaatgaaatttgatatttagaaggatcttgtgctttaaagctctaattttaaattccgtccagaatctgtgacattggggggagttggagggggaaaccggaattcttggaaaacgtgaaaattggggtatttttatcttacgaatagatgatcggatcttaatgaaatttgatatttagaaggaattcatgtctcagagctcttattttaaatcccgaccagatcttttgacattcgggggagttggagggggaaatcttggaaaacacttggagtggagggatcgggatgaagcttggtggatagaataagcaaatgtccttgatacgtgattgacggaaccgtactggattcgctctttttgggggattttgggggaggcgctcagtgatttggcgaatttggtgcttctggacgtgctaggacgatgaaaatatgtaggcgtgtcagggagctgcacaaattgacttgataaagtcgttctcccaaattcgactatctggggggctaaacggtttaggaaaaattagaaaaaattaggtattgataacttacgagtgggtgatcggatcttaatgaattttgatatttagaaggacatcgtgactcagagctcttattttaaatcctgaccggcattaagcctcttattttccttttaaatcaatctattgattcatagaattttgttagagctcataccatatgatctcttggctcttagctcttcttgcctcgtcacaagtgctatatgagctcttagctcttgtttattacTGAAATTCCttaaatttaataaacttgGAAATTTTAGAAACTTGGAATCATTAAACATGGTGTCCTAGTTTGTAGTAAGTGTTGGTCCAATGCCAAACGGAGCTCTCAGGACATCGTTGACTTGGTTAAATTTATGCATTTAATTTGCTTCCGTTGATTAACATTTAATCATTTGAAACTGTTCTCTAAATGAACCACAAAGCATCCTGAAATATATTTGCTCGCAAACGATCAGTAAATAAATTTGACGTTAATGACGGTAAAGGATtgttaaaattccatttttacctgtaagataaaaattatttgtagtTGTGCAATGTGCACAACCAAAATGAAATAATGGCATGTAAGCTCAATAAAAAGCTGAGGCAAGTAAAAGCTAACTTTTaatctagtaaatttttatataattggtTTTTAGCCTAAATTGCGTTAGCTCTCAAGGTTTTCCATTTCTTGTTTTACTATTCTTTGTAGCTTTCTATTTTCAACTTCTATCGTTTTAGCTACTTGACAACAACAGGAAAAAACAGTGAGTAAAAaagggagaagagaaaaaaaatttaattttaaaaaagacaaaaatgttTTAGTAAATATAATTGTAAAAAGACCTAAGGGCTTCTTGCTTTGTTGATACTGGTACAAACATCATGGAATGAGGGTTTACCCTTGCATAACTATCTAGAACATaggaaaaatagggaaaaatccCCAACACGCTTGTAGAACCGCCAAGAATAAGGTCGTGATTAAGTTCAGCTCTTTTATTAGCCAATCGAATGCCTCAAAATGATGATGACCTTTAATAAAAATAGGCTATTTTCTATCCACtataaaaattaagcaaagacGAGAACCAGACATAGCATATTCCTAACACATAACATAAGACCAAAGCAAATAGTCAAGAACACTGGTAATCGAGTAGACAGCGATCATAGATtatacaaaaagaaatacaaatagtCAAAGAGGggaaaggagaaaaataaaaaaataatagtagataagacctaaaaaaaaatggggaaaaaaaatcgaaacagGGGAAAAACTGCTATCTTTATCAATACCAGTACAGATATTTAACGAGATATTTACAGATAGTTGATGAGGGTGTCTCTAACATGTTCTCCTGGCAACAAGTAAAAATAGACAAAACCAACAAAATATCTACAGCACTGGTGAGGGTTGGCAAGGTTGTATTTAATAAGTACAAATTTCGAATAAAAGAAGTATGTTTTTTGAAGATTAGATTGTTGTCACGCCTAATGGTTGTATCTGAGGTTTTTTGGCTGAATCACATTTATGAGACTATTGCCATTGCCACAAACTTGTATCTAACCTGTTCGGAAATCGAGGATTATAAAGGAATGTAGATTAGGAGGGGAAAAGTGTGATTGAACGCGAATTACCGTGTGAAGAACCTTATCCTCCTTATCATCCTTATGTGAAGAACGTagtaaaggatttttttttttgaaattatctcAGATGTGGAAAATGTCAGATACGATCTCTAGGTGTGGCAGTGACGTTATCAATTGCAATCTTCCAATTCAAGTGTCATAAAAGGTAAATAAAACGGAGCCACGTTTCTTTTTCAGACATTCCAACCACCTCTAGAAGTGAAGCATTAGAGCGTGTAGCTCGTTTTTTGGCAAATAATGTTACTTCGCCAGAGCCAGGTCCAAGTGGAAGAGGGGACAGTAGTAATGTTGCAGGACAAACAACGCCCTCTTGTAGGTGGGATTCCTCAAGCGATAGTGATGTTGAAGTGGTTGCCATTCTAAGGCCGAAGCAAGAACGAACTCCTGTTCTAATTGATATAAATTCTGATGAAGAGACACCCGTATCTGTCCCAACCTCACCCGTTGATCCAAATCCACGAAAGTCCAAAAATGGAGAAAGATTGAAACGACTTATGAGACAGCAATTGAATGGCGCTGGAAGTAGCTCTAGTTTAACTGTAGGTGAAAGTTCAGGATCCTCGCGGCGTCGCATTCAGAGCAGTGTTTCAAGTGATGAATCAAGTGcaaaaaagtttagaaaaagGTCATATCGCAAGGCTGACTATGATAGTTCAGATTCTGAATTTGAGCCAAACCGTAAAATGAAATCTCCTCGTCCCCTGAAAATATCATCACGTGATGAAATCTCTCGTGGTTCCTCTAGtgatgaagaaaagaagaaaaagaaaaggcgTAAAAGATCAAGGGATGAACGATCAGATCGGAAGAAATCGGGAAAACATAAGAAgcataaaaggaaaaagagtaAGGAAAGAGACTCGAAAAGGAAAAAGTCAAAAAGTCATCGAAGATGTGATGATACTTCCTCAAGCTCTTCTAGTAGAGGTTCTGCGAAGAGTTCCAGTTCGAGTCTCAGATCTTGGCATGAATAAGTACTACCTTAAGACTCAGTGGACTGGAATATTTATACAAGTGTCCAGTCATTTCTGTGATTTTAGAaacgctttttttttcttgaaaatcaaGTAAGACTGATTTATTTCCATAAGGCTTACTTGATGTCTCTTTCGGAATTATTAAGCTTGGTAGCGAATACAGAATGATAGCTTCATGATGTGCACGGATGCTGTACATTCCTCGTGATTCCAAATGCTTAgtaaagtgaaatttttttttttttattgaaattcagACCCTTTTTTGTTGATTCTGTTAAGACTTAATTGCTTATTTCTTAAAGTAAATTGGAATAAATCATGGTGCACAACATATTCAACGAATTGTGTATTCTTGCTTCAAGATCTTCAGTATCATAATCCCATTGATCAGCCCCAATTGCAGACATACACTCATTATTTATTGCAGAGGGAAGAGGACTAGTTTTTCAAAAGGATAATAAAGTAACtggaaaaatcgaaaaatctaaaaaattgcaAGATTTCGGATGAACACAGGGAAATTTCTCTCTTAAGGCCCTTATCAAAGCCACTACCAGGAGACATAAAAAGAGATTACCAACCTAATAGCGAATTGGCTTATACAGAGTTGTATAAAAACGACTCATTATATTTCTTGATGGCAGTCAAGCCCTTTCGTTGATAATAATAGTGACAGacgagagaatttttttttcaattcttttcttGCCATAAAGATATTATTAACAACTTTTACGTTGTAGTTGTGTAAAAATGATTCATTTCATTTCTCGATGACAGTCAAGCCCTTTCGTTGATAATAATAGTGACAgacaagaagatttttttttaatccttttttgccagaaatatATTGCCAACAACTTTCAATGTTGTAATCATAAGTAAGGTTATGCTAATGAAgttaaatcttttatttttgtttaaaaaaagcaatatagTAAAGTGttaatgttatatattttttcttaatttattgtgatttattgtaatttattgtATATCCCTCAGAGTGCACTACTTGTGGCTAAAATTTATTAACCTTGAATAAATCTCTTTAATGcactaaataatatattaatattcatTCGGAGTGAAAACTgatcgaaattaaaaaagatcaagttagtatattttattactCTAATATTTTTCCTATCAGTTAATTttgttctaaattaaaaaaaaagaccgcTGCGACATGGATGATTATGCCAAATGCACAAAGATagataatttgaatgaatacaATCGATCGTATCGAAGCGAAAGGGCTTACCTCTCATATCGATTAATTTTTGGGATAGAAAATACAGTTTTTACGGCAACATTTTTCTCCTGAGGCTTATGCAAGAAAAAGGCTGCAAAAGATGCCGCTCGGAACCGACTAACATGGATTGAATGTAGGCATTTGGTATGATAACTTTTGTGGTTTAATTGACACTTACCGTGAAAATATTCTCGTTGGTTGGGGTGCAAACCCATGCAAAATGTTAAACATAAAACGAGCAGCAATTTGTATAGGTCGAATtaaaccaaaacgaacagaaattgcattaAATAATAAAGGCGAATTCACATGGAATAGCTACCATAAATAAGAATGGAGGTGGTGTCACCCCTAAAAACTAGGGTATCATTTGCTTTTTGCTTCAGACTAAATTCATTATTACAAGGATTACCATGTggtgttttgtttcatttagcAAATGAAGGATAAGGATTTTATAAAATGAAACgtttttgaatataatttattttgaagaagtAAATCTGAATAACTTGTTGCAATTGCATTtatatcaaaaatcaaatttgaacATTGAATAGTTTTGATCAGTTTAAATGAAGTTGGTGCATTGCAAATATCGTATTTGGAGTCTGGAGTCggttataacttataaaatctaattaaatgacGCTTTAAAACAGGGCTATGGAGTCagagttttatttaatttttgctaaaCGGAGTCGGTGTGTTGGAAAGGTCTGGAGTTGGAATcggttataatttataaaatttagttaaatGATGCTTTAAAACGAGGCTATGAAGTTGGAGTTCtggtaaattattttgaatggaaatttttttgtattgaaaatgAGTAGAGTCAGAGTCAGTTGCAACTTATAAAATCTAAttaaattaagctttaaaatagGGCTGTGGAGTCGGAGTTTTCGTAAAATTTTCCTGAATGGAGTTTGAATTGGGGtcggtatattgaaaatatcaGGAGCTGGAGCTGGAGTTGATTATAACTTTTAACCGACTTCACAACATTCTAAATGCTAACTgttcaaaacatattttgtttttattagagTACAAATGAAAAGCTAGCCCTTGGGAGCGTTTTTAGAGGACACAGTTACACTTTTATCTCGTCTAATACCAGATCGTTTTGTTTGACGATTTTTCGTTGtaattcatgtttttttgtcatatttccttgtttgtaaaattaatagtaatttttgtttttgttttttaatttttgtttcttgcccaatttttttttttgggggggggggaatatatCAATAAGTTTATATTTTACGTCAAAAATCTGTTTCTTAAGATTTCATTTCTACTCGTTTTTGATATATGTACAGTTTGAttatatgttaatttttttattatttaaattcattaaatttcacATTGAAACTTAACAATCATTAAACGTAGTGTCTAGTTAGTCATTGATTTTAACCCAAAGGTATAAGGATTAAA encodes the following:
- the LOC136034581 gene encoding E3 ubiquitin-protein ligase Topors-like; protein product: MSQEEQPQGKWRQRRASSSSPPKSRWDSPPLQNVSTMSSPTRTSAGSPVSCPICLGTPENKSFSDTCFHEFCFTCLLEWSKIKSECPLCKQPFTRIIHSVRSMDQYEEYQVPEEQPETGESMDDWLYYALNPYVRSAMLNRDPRRRHAIARRFRHFHYQDFVIPRDPRPPRPHRPRPHATGDFRRQVYEDHMWSQLLPDVTGTFREATPRFFRENPAMTHRLVPWLNRELSILVVHSGDPQQIQRLIDMILELIKSHSILSPAFRRHVEPHVGTRAKHFQHEFYTFARSPYDVTGYDQHVHFEHRHEQEDSSDSGSEIEVLEELSPSRSSTARTHISNDILGYIPTTSRSEALERVARFLANNVTSPEPGPSGRGDSSNVAGQTTPSCRWDSSSDSDVEVVAILRPKQERTPVLIDINSDEETPVSVPTSPVDPNPRKSKNGERLKRLMRQQLNGAGSSSSLTVGESSGSSRRRIQSSVSSDESSAKKFRKRSYRKADYDSSDSEFEPNRKMKSPRPLKISSRDEISRGSSSDEEKKKKKRRKRSRDERSDRKKSGKHKKHKRKKSKERDSKRKKSKSHRRCDDTSSSSSSRGSAKSSSSSLRSWHE